A genomic stretch from Setaria italica strain Yugu1 chromosome VII, Setaria_italica_v2.0, whole genome shotgun sequence includes:
- the LOC101785727 gene encoding very-long-chain 3-oxoacyl-CoA reductase 1, producing MAGAAFTHAQPAWALALAALGFLLTARAASRLAQWLHAAFLRPARPLRRRYGAWAVVTGATDGIGRALAFRLAATGLGLVLVGRSPEKLAAVSAEIKKRHPGAQVVRTFVLDFAAEDLAVKVGALGELVRGLDVGVLVNNAGACYPYARYFHEVDEALMWNLIRLNVEAVTRVTHAVLPGMVERGRGAVVNIGSGASAILPSDPLYTVYAATKAYIDQFSRCLYVEYRSKGIDVQCQVPLLVATKMASIRNASFFAPSPETYAAAAVRCIGYEPRCTPYWPHALLWLLISLVPEPVADRLILGVALDVRAKGRAKDTRKKAQ from the exons ATGGCCGGGGCAGCGTTCACCCACGCGCAACCAGCCTGGGCACTGGCACTCGCGGCGCTCGGCTTCCTCCTGaccgcgcgcgccgcgtcgcGCCTCGCGCAGTGGCTGCACGCGGCGTTCCTCCGCCCCGCGaggccgctgcgccgccgctacGGCGCGTGGGCCGTCGTCACGGGTGCCACGGACGGGATCGGCCGCGCGCTCGCGTTCCGCCTCGCCGCGACCGGGCTCGGGCTCGTCCTCGTGGGCCGCAGCCCCGAGAAGCTCGCCGCCGTCTCTGCTGAGATCAAGAAGAGGCACCCGGGCGCCCAGGTCGTCCGCACCTTCGTGCTGGACTTCGCGGCCGAGGACCTCGCCGTCAAGGTGGGCGCGCTCGGGGAGCTCGTCCGGGGGCTCGACGTCGGCGTGCTCGTCAACAACGCCGGCGCGTGCTACCCGTACGCGCGCTACTTCCACGAGGTGGACGAGGCGCTCATGTGGAACCTGATACGGCTCAACGTCGAGGCCGTCACGAGGGTGACGCACGCGGTGCTCCCCGGCATGGTGGAGCGCGGGCGGGGCGCCGTGGTGAACATCGGGTCCGGCGCCTCCGCGATTCTGCCGTCCGACCCGCTTTACACCGTCTACGCCGCCACCAAGGC CTATATCGATCAGTTTTCAAGATGCCTCTATGTCGAGTACAGGAGCAAAGGCATTGACGTGCAATGCCAG GTACCATTGTTAGTGGCCACAAAGATGGCGTCCATAAGGAACGCCTCCTTCTtcgcgccgtcgccggagacgtacgccgccgccgccgtccggtgCATCGGGTACGAGCCGCGGTGCACGCCGTACTGGCCGCACGCGCTGCTGTGGCTCCTCATCTCGCTCGTGCCCGAGCCCGTCGCTGACAGGTTGATCCTCGGCGTGGCCCTCGACGTCCGCGCCAAGGGACGGGCCAAAGACACCCGGAAGAAGGCGCAGTGA